One genomic window of Blastopirellula retiformator includes the following:
- a CDS encoding LysR family transcriptional regulator, which produces MHVKSLKVFCDVVGQRSFSRAADENGISQSGASQVVHQLEERLGVKLIDRSKRPLVPTPEGELYYHGCRQIVRRYYALEEDIRTFHAEVGGRVAVASIYSVGLSHMNDCMQEFLSKHPKANLRLQYQHPQTVVRMVAADQVDFGLVSYPRNTKTIKAVAWREEPMALVCSPQHELASRASVWLDELDGRDFVGFDTELQIRREIDRVLSAHGAEAHVVMEFDNIETIKRAIEINAGISLLPTSTVVREVQSGTLVCVELEGRPLVRPLGIITRQGKELGKTARRFIQLLHDKAEASETAKDQVASDSAPLFAESEQFSAAEDTPAAESDVEHGVSSRA; this is translated from the coding sequence ATGCACGTCAAATCGCTCAAAGTGTTTTGCGACGTCGTCGGGCAGCGTAGTTTTTCACGGGCGGCGGATGAAAACGGCATTTCTCAGTCGGGCGCAAGCCAGGTGGTTCATCAATTAGAAGAACGCCTGGGCGTGAAGCTCATCGACCGGTCGAAGCGTCCTTTGGTGCCGACTCCGGAAGGCGAACTCTACTACCACGGCTGTCGCCAGATTGTCCGGCGGTATTACGCGCTCGAAGAAGACATTCGCACGTTTCATGCGGAAGTCGGGGGACGCGTCGCGGTGGCTTCGATCTATTCGGTCGGGCTGAGCCACATGAACGACTGCATGCAGGAGTTTCTCTCGAAGCACCCCAAAGCGAACTTACGGCTGCAATATCAGCATCCGCAAACGGTCGTGCGGATGGTCGCCGCCGATCAGGTCGACTTTGGCCTGGTCAGCTATCCCCGAAATACGAAAACGATCAAAGCGGTCGCCTGGCGAGAAGAGCCGATGGCGCTGGTTTGCTCTCCCCAGCACGAACTCGCCTCTCGGGCGTCGGTTTGGCTGGACGAGTTGGACGGACGAGACTTCGTCGGTTTCGACACGGAGCTGCAAATTCGCCGCGAGATCGATCGCGTCTTATCGGCTCACGGCGCCGAAGCGCATGTTGTGATGGAGTTCGACAACATCGAAACCATCAAACGCGCTATAGAGATCAATGCCGGCATCAGCTTGTTGCCGACATCCACGGTCGTCCGCGAAGTTCAGTCAGGCACGCTTGTCTGCGTCGAACTGGAGGGCCGCCCGCTCGTTCGTCCTCTGGGCATTATCACGCGACAGGGTAAAGAGTTGGGCAAAACGGCTCGGCGCTTTATCCAACTGTTGCATGACAAGGCCGAGGCCAGCGAAACGGCCAAAGATCAAGTCGCTTCCGATTCGGCTCCCCTCTTCGCCGAATCGGAACAGTTTTCCGCCGCGGAGGACACTCCCGCTGCGGAAAGCGACGTCGAACACGGAGTTTCGAGTCGCGCGTAG
- a CDS encoding transposase: protein MPFAPAEIISILYSYRWTVEIFFRFYKQLMGGAHLISHSKNGIEIQVYCAMIACLLIHLWIGGKPSKRTFEMIGYYFTGLANEAEMLAHIAKIRKQAATTAKKKS from the coding sequence ACATGCCGTTCGCTCCGGCCGAAATTATTTCGATCTTGTACTCGTACCGCTGGACGGTCGAAATCTTCTTCCGCTTCTACAAGCAACTGATGGGGGGCGCGCACCTGATCAGTCACAGCAAAAATGGCATCGAGATTCAGGTTTACTGCGCGATGATCGCCTGCCTGTTGATCCACCTGTGGATCGGCGGCAAGCCGAGCAAACGGACCTTCGAGATGATCGGCTACTACTTCACCGGCCTGGCCAACGAAGCGGAGATGCTGGCTCACATCGCCAAGATTCGAAAGCAAGCCGCCACGACAGCGAAGAAAAAATCGTAG